From the Arvicola amphibius chromosome 2, mArvAmp1.2, whole genome shotgun sequence genome, one window contains:
- the Ephx3 gene encoding LOW QUALITY PROTEIN: epoxide hydrolase 3 (The sequence of the model RefSeq protein was modified relative to this genomic sequence to represent the inferred CDS: deleted 1 base in 1 codon), whose amino-acid sequence MCGGSLCPSGSPASSAGPAALDSTVGSKNKDGEPLGPAPPGSVFPSRTLSVVPEHEDMPEFVVTALLAPSRLSLKLLRALVMSLVYLAALVAAVVYSCIALTNVLCRPRRGCRGRQRLSAPDCLRDSTLGQHCFLTLRSSGLRLHYVSAGRGNGPLMLFLHGFPENWFSWRHQLREFQSHFHVVAVDLRGYGPSDAPKDVDCYTVDLLLADIKDVILGLGYSKCILVSHDWGAVLAWNFSIYFPSLVERMVVVSGPPMSVFQEYSIRHIGQLFRSNYMFLFQLPWLPETLLSLSDFQILKAVFTDRKTGIPHLTPCELEAFLYHFSQPGGLTGPINYYRNLFRNFPLEPQELSTPTLLLWGEKDHTLQQGLVGAIGSRFVPGRLESHILPGSGHWIPQSHPQEMHQHMWAFLQDLLDE is encoded by the exons ATGTGCGGTGGCAGTCTTTGCCCCAGCGGGTCACCTGCTTCCTCAGCGGGTCCCGCAGCGCTGGACAGCACAGTGGGATCCAAAAACAAAGACGGTGAGCCCCTGGGGCCAGCACCTCCGGGCTCAGTCTTTCCGTCCAGGACTCTGTCCGTCGTCCCCGAGCACGAAGATATGCCGGAGTTTGTGGTGACGGCGCTGTTGGCGCCCTCACGCCTCTCGCTGAAGTTGCTGCGAGCTTTAGTGATGAGCCTGGTGTATTTGGCTGCCTTGGTGGCCGCGGTCGTCTACAGCTGCATCGCGCTCACCAACGTGCTGTGCCGCCCCCGTCGGGGCTGTCGCGGCCGCCAGCGGTTGTCGGCACCTGACTGCCTGAGAGACTCCACGCTGGGCCAGCACTGC TTTCTGACCCTTAGG AGTTCGGGTCTGCGGCTTCACTATGTCTCCGCTGGTCGTGGCAACGGGCCCCTCATGCTGTTTCTGCATGGCTTCCCAGAGAACTG GTTCTCCTGGCGCCACCAGCTTCGGGAGTTTCAGAGCCATTTCCATGTGGTAGCTGTCGACCTGCGTGGTTATGGCCCCTCTGATGCTCCAAAGGATGTGGATTGTTATACTGTTGACCTGCTGTTGGCTGATATCAAGGATGTCATTCTAGGCCTGG GGTACTCCAAGTGCATCCTTGTGAGCCATGACTGGGGGGCTGTCCTTGCCTGGAATTTCTCTATCTACTTCCCGTCTCTAGTGGAGCGGATGGTCGTGGTCAGTGGACCTCCTATGTCAGTGTTCCAAG aatactcaaTCCGTCACATTGGCCAGTTATTCCGATCAAACTACATGTTCCTGTTCCAGCTCCCCTGGCTTCCAGAGACGCTATTATCTTTGTCCGACTTCCAG ATTCTAAAAGCCGTTTTCACCGACCGCAAGACGGGCATCCCTCATCTCACCCCTTGTGAACTCGAAGCTTTCCTTTATCACTTCTCACAACCTGGAGGCCTCACCGGGCCCATCAACTACTATCGGAACCTGTTCAG GAACTTCCCCCTGGAGCCCCAAGAACTGTCCACACCCACACTGCTGCTGTGGGGGGAGAAAGACCACACCTTACAGCAGGGGCTTGTGGGAGCCATTGGTAGTCGCTTTGTGCCAGGTCGGCTGGAAAGCCACATCCTGCCAGGCAGTGGGCATTGGATTCCACAGAGCCATCCTCAGGAGATGCATCAGCACATGTGGGCCTTCTTGCAAGACCTGCTGGACGAGTAG